A region of Aliivibrio fischeri DNA encodes the following proteins:
- a CDS encoding SUMF1/EgtB/PvdO family nonheme iron enzyme, whose product MVSVQGGEFQMGSNAPEAKKSEKPEHSVFVDDFYISKFEVTQEIFESVMGSSLSYFQDPNVPVNNLSWQQANFFIQKLNELTGETYRLPTEAEWEYAARGGNLSKGYIYSGSNNIDDVAWYSKNANNRAHPVGMKQPNELGLYDMTGNVGEFVSDAYDDNFYRVSPKNNPNNARDEASGLVHKSVRGSSFSYDADESENYRRDFASQSIIMSDMGLRLVRDKN is encoded by the coding sequence ATGGTGTCCGTTCAAGGTGGAGAGTTTCAAATGGGCTCTAACGCCCCTGAAGCGAAAAAATCCGAAAAGCCAGAACATTCTGTATTTGTTGATGATTTCTATATTTCTAAGTTCGAAGTTACTCAAGAAATTTTTGAATCAGTAATGGGCTCTTCTCTTAGCTATTTCCAAGATCCTAATGTTCCAGTTAATAACTTAAGCTGGCAGCAGGCTAATTTTTTCATTCAAAAATTAAATGAGCTGACAGGTGAAACTTATCGACTACCAACCGAAGCTGAATGGGAATACGCTGCTCGTGGAGGAAATTTAAGTAAAGGTTATATCTATAGTGGTTCAAACAATATTGATGATGTGGCTTGGTACTCTAAAAACGCCAATAACCGTGCGCATCCAGTTGGAATGAAACAACCAAATGAACTAGGCTTGTATGATATGACGGGGAACGTTGGTGAGTTTGTAAGTGACGCCTATGATGATAATTTTTATCGCGTTTCACCAAAAAATAACCCTAACAACGCACGTGATGAAGCAAGTGGTTTAGTACATAAATCAGTTCGCGGCAGTAGCTTTTCTTACGATGCAGATGAATCAGAAAACTATCGACGTGATTTTGCCAGTCAGTCTATTATCATGTCGGATATGGGATTACGTTTAGTAAGAGATAAAAACTAA
- a CDS encoding LysR family transcriptional regulator, with amino-acid sequence MKSTELNLIPIFVAIYEEKNLSKAAIRMNISQPAVSKALKRLREIYDDALFHRNTTGVEPTVFASDIYPAMSAALKNFTSTLSASREFDPKTSNRIFSIAVVSTVNYSLIPKLVKQLRSSAPNISLEIHPQFTEDLESDLRLQRYDLVIDMAIRGRTILKSEVVYTERLRVVCSKDHPRIGDSISLEQFLSEEHVAASRWHSRSSLLNAEDIGELEARNIVIRAAGAFEMMPIIGSTEMIGMLPQSSIDDLGDYYNLKSLDLPLNRQQHDLCSIWHPSRSNDSGHRWLRQQIQKAAKNVF; translated from the coding sequence ATGAAAAGCACAGAACTAAACTTGATCCCTATTTTTGTCGCCATCTATGAAGAGAAAAACCTCTCAAAGGCGGCAATAAGAATGAATATTAGCCAACCTGCGGTGAGTAAAGCATTAAAACGTCTACGAGAAATCTATGATGATGCACTTTTTCATCGAAATACGACGGGAGTAGAACCCACCGTTTTTGCTTCAGATATTTACCCCGCAATGTCTGCAGCACTTAAGAATTTTACTTCTACGTTGTCAGCATCAAGAGAATTTGATCCTAAGACATCCAATCGAATTTTCTCAATTGCGGTTGTGTCTACGGTGAATTATTCATTAATACCAAAATTGGTGAAACAGCTTCGTTCATCTGCACCTAATATTTCGTTAGAAATACATCCTCAATTTACTGAAGATCTAGAGTCAGACTTACGTTTACAGCGTTACGATCTGGTGATTGATATGGCTATTCGTGGACGCACTATTTTAAAATCTGAGGTAGTTTATACTGAAAGATTAAGAGTCGTATGCAGTAAAGATCACCCAAGAATAGGGGATTCAATTAGCCTTGAACAATTCTTAAGTGAAGAGCATGTTGCCGCGTCTCGTTGGCATAGCCGAAGCAGCTTATTGAATGCTGAAGATATTGGAGAATTAGAAGCTCGTAATATTGTTATTCGAGCAGCTGGTGCCTTTGAAATGATGCCAATTATTGGGTCTACTGAGATGATTGGGATGTTACCTCAGTCATCTATTGATGATTTAGGCGATTACTACAATTTGAAATCTTTAGATTTACCTTTGAATCGTCAACAACACGATTTATGTAGCATTTGGCATCCAAGTCGAAGTAATGATAGTGGCCATCGTTGGTTGCGACAACAAATTCAAAAAGCAGCTAAAAATGTCTTTTAA
- a CDS encoding BatD family protein has translation MSQHNDKRRLIHLLVFMIVLLITVSFSARSNAANKLESADNVSIKTWLSEPSKTDEEQRAYAINQQIILYIEVVTPRWFTGGTRIAAIDIPNVAVKQRNQLATNFTERKNGVTWTHQRWEVTLYPQKAGTYVIPPTAVKVQVSKEGVGNVSGTIYTQAQTFKVIKPSGLLDDKQQWVSGLDFTVQQKWDTSNSELEAGDSITRTITIKGADTLAMLIPEILPATSSTHYQTYNQPPKLSDTQTRGDYLSQREESSVYVLQTGGEVTFPALELVWWDVDAGELKTINIEGETFAVSHTLRSWFIEYWKPFAACVFILLILIVAAIKTLRYYQTHPLPAWLVYSRAVNQEEWGTVRMLLYRLLRETDNLVELKAYESKQEWQSETTQFQNEKVTMSLSKRLWKAINRRDTAKYQLGEIIKFKKALPQLNKCRISKTKK, from the coding sequence ATGTCTCAGCATAATGATAAACGACGTTTAATACACCTTCTTGTGTTTATGATAGTACTGCTTATTACGGTAAGTTTTAGTGCAAGATCCAATGCAGCGAACAAACTTGAAAGTGCTGATAATGTCTCGATTAAAACGTGGTTAAGTGAACCATCAAAAACAGATGAAGAGCAGAGAGCATATGCCATTAATCAACAAATTATTTTGTATATAGAAGTGGTTACTCCAAGGTGGTTTACAGGCGGTACTCGCATTGCTGCAATTGATATTCCCAACGTTGCAGTTAAACAACGTAATCAGCTTGCGACTAATTTTACAGAACGTAAAAACGGAGTAACTTGGACACACCAACGCTGGGAAGTGACATTATATCCTCAAAAAGCAGGTACTTATGTTATTCCTCCTACGGCGGTAAAAGTGCAAGTATCAAAAGAAGGTGTAGGTAATGTCTCAGGAACCATTTATACCCAAGCTCAAACATTTAAAGTAATTAAACCGTCTGGGTTACTTGATGATAAACAACAATGGGTGTCTGGTTTAGATTTTACCGTGCAACAAAAATGGGATACGTCTAATTCAGAACTCGAAGCTGGCGATTCGATAACTCGTACGATTACGATTAAAGGGGCTGATACACTTGCAATGTTGATCCCTGAGATTTTGCCAGCGACATCAAGCACGCACTATCAAACCTATAATCAACCACCTAAATTGAGTGATACACAAACTCGAGGTGACTATTTATCTCAACGAGAAGAATCTTCAGTTTATGTATTACAAACTGGTGGAGAAGTTACGTTTCCGGCTCTTGAGCTAGTTTGGTGGGATGTTGATGCAGGGGAATTAAAAACGATTAATATTGAGGGCGAAACTTTTGCGGTATCACATACTTTGCGTTCTTGGTTTATTGAATATTGGAAACCATTCGCAGCTTGTGTATTCATTCTTCTAATTCTAATTGTCGCAGCGATTAAAACACTGCGTTATTATCAAACTCATCCACTTCCTGCATGGCTCGTATATTCTAGAGCGGTAAATCAAGAGGAATGGGGAACGGTTAGAATGCTGCTTTATCGTTTATTGAGAGAAACAGATAATCTCGTTGAGCTCAAAGCGTATGAAAGCAAGCAAGAATGGCAGAGTGAAACAACACAATTTCAAAATGAAAAGGTGACAATGTCACTATCTAAACGGTTGTGGAAAGCAATTAATCGTAGAGATACAGCCAAATATCAATTAGGTGAAATAATTAAATTTAAGAAAGCTTTGCCTCAGCTGAATAAGTGTCGAATAAGCAAAACGAAAAAGTAA
- a CDS encoding VWA domain-containing protein → MPFDQLELANPYWLWMLPLPLIIYWFIPAYRTRQSAIKVPFFDVLVKALDEEPSEGASQLSASLWQKTFLVVSWCLLIFALTKPTILGEPQTRESLGRDVMVVVDLSGSMAEQDFVSKQSSDSGAVKKISRLEATKEVLADFVKTRKGDRLGLILFGDAAFVQTPFTADQSVWLELLNQTDVAMAGQSTHLGDAIGLAIKVFEQSSEDKASAEENAKPREKVAIVLTDGNDTGSYVEPIDAAKVAAAKGVRIHMIAMGDPRTVGEQALDMNIINRVAKESGGKAFQAINRDELEQAYDEIGELEPQLYESTTYRPKQSIHQYPAMLIVAMYLFAFGFATIRRHFSSSSKKAGEKHV, encoded by the coding sequence ATGCCGTTTGATCAACTTGAATTAGCAAATCCATATTGGTTATGGATGCTTCCTTTACCACTGATAATATATTGGTTTATACCTGCATATCGAACACGTCAATCAGCGATTAAAGTGCCATTTTTTGATGTATTGGTTAAAGCGTTAGATGAGGAACCATCAGAAGGTGCGAGTCAATTAAGTGCAAGTTTATGGCAAAAAACATTTTTGGTTGTGTCGTGGTGTCTGCTTATTTTTGCTTTAACAAAGCCTACGATATTAGGAGAGCCACAAACCCGTGAAAGTTTAGGTCGTGATGTCATGGTTGTGGTGGATTTATCTGGTTCAATGGCTGAGCAAGATTTTGTCTCTAAGCAATCATCAGATTCAGGCGCAGTAAAGAAGATTTCACGTCTAGAAGCAACAAAGGAAGTATTAGCCGATTTTGTTAAGACACGTAAAGGGGATCGTTTAGGACTTATTTTATTTGGTGATGCCGCCTTTGTACAAACGCCATTCACGGCTGATCAATCCGTTTGGCTTGAATTGTTGAATCAAACAGACGTTGCAATGGCAGGGCAAAGTACCCATCTAGGTGACGCTATCGGCCTTGCGATTAAAGTGTTTGAGCAGAGCAGCGAAGATAAAGCGTCAGCAGAAGAAAATGCAAAACCACGAGAAAAAGTCGCGATTGTCTTAACGGATGGTAACGACACTGGCAGTTATGTTGAACCTATTGATGCCGCAAAAGTTGCAGCAGCGAAAGGCGTGCGTATACATATGATTGCAATGGGTGATCCACGAACTGTGGGTGAACAAGCATTGGATATGAACATCATTAATCGTGTTGCTAAAGAGTCTGGAGGTAAAGCATTCCAAGCGATTAACCGTGATGAATTAGAACAAGCTTATGATGAAATTGGTGAGTTAGAACCTCAGCTTTATGAAAGTACGACTTACCGACCAAAGCAGTCAATTCACCAATACCCAGCAATGCTAATTGTTGCGATGTATTTGTTTGCCTTTGGTTTCGCCACTATTAGACGTCATTTTTCATCGTCTTCAAAAAAAGCAGGAGAAAAGCATGTTTGA
- a CDS encoding DUF4381 domain-containing protein produces MKKLSEVTVPEHVSWFPQTIGWKILAFVLLAFIVYKSVLWLKRWWTNRYRREALDVILLLRDSQVPNQSISYEIFEVMKAVLVYIDPSRSNQFGDTFLKALDSYGRDDKETFHSELGEKWMRSLVQSQKALNEQEIAALFALCIDWLESHKDIKTASQDIKKGEDYAV; encoded by the coding sequence ATTAAAAAATTAAGTGAAGTTACAGTTCCTGAACACGTCAGTTGGTTTCCTCAGACCATTGGATGGAAAATTCTCGCATTTGTATTGCTTGCATTTATTGTCTACAAAAGTGTGCTATGGCTAAAACGATGGTGGACAAATCGTTATCGTCGTGAAGCATTGGATGTGATTTTATTACTGCGAGATTCACAAGTACCTAATCAATCTATCAGTTATGAAATATTTGAAGTGATGAAAGCGGTATTAGTGTATATCGACCCGAGTCGCTCTAATCAATTTGGAGATACTTTTTTGAAGGCACTTGATTCATATGGAAGAGATGACAAAGAGACATTTCATTCAGAATTAGGTGAAAAATGGATGCGCTCATTAGTTCAATCACAAAAAGCATTAAATGAACAAGAAATTGCAGCCTTATTTGCGTTGTGTATCGATTGGTTAGAAAGTCACAAAGATATAAAAACGGCGAGCCAAGATATTAAAAAAGGAGAGGATTATGCCGTTTGA
- a CDS encoding multiheme c-type cytochrome, which yields MLFSPAVFSADFVGSESCIDCHKEAVDAWQGSDHDMAMKHADKSSVFGDFNDATFEFEGKTNRFFKKGKEYWVNIEGPDGQFHDYKISYTFGFEPLQQYMVEFEDGRIQLIPFAWDSRHKSQGGQRWYHLYPDMEKTDEFYWTNTGQNWNFMCADCHSTNVQKNYDSEKNSYETSWSEINVSCEACHGPASEHIKWSKKQEGSIGLHYGFDRDLSKSVKEWVFKQGSSILQPKAINKTDQITVCAQCHSRRTQLNEAQAHTKGDLEERSLLDSYLPSLITPELYHNDGQIYDEDYVYGSFMQSKMAKKGVTCTNCHDPHTTKLSIPEEAICSQCHIASEYTPEKHTFHLANTEASQCTTCHMPETVYMGVDARRDHSWQIPRPDLSKNIGTPNVCTQCHEDKDDVWADEQVGQWFPDSPYRNQQHFAVAFYASDIHYRGAGDALSYTAQDAKQAGIIRGSALQRLSAFPSKNTLVALGRAVKNNDELIRLGAIQGSAGYEAFDRWQIISPLLTDPVLAIRTETAGALAAYWPELNPLQREQLAPVLDEYIEIQKFNSDRGFGRTNLGNVYRAQGELTKAEDAYLGAIEIEPYFVNSYVNLADLYRSQGNENKGYEILRKGIKAQPNSGALRYSAGLSLLRLNQKAEAAERFKQATQIEKQNAQYWYVYGLSMESFNGKQAADALGRAFTISGNPQHLFAQCDMLLKYQSNKAKACINELQKYAPANVINSLNQRLNQVSTH from the coding sequence ATGTTGTTTTCACCTGCTGTATTTTCTGCTGATTTTGTTGGTAGCGAATCTTGTATTGATTGTCATAAAGAAGCCGTTGATGCTTGGCAAGGTTCGGATCATGACATGGCGATGAAGCATGCGGATAAAAGTAGTGTATTTGGCGATTTTAATGATGCTACTTTTGAGTTCGAAGGCAAAACTAACCGCTTTTTCAAAAAAGGCAAAGAGTATTGGGTCAATATTGAAGGGCCTGATGGCCAATTTCATGATTATAAAATTAGTTATACATTTGGTTTCGAACCATTACAACAATACATGGTTGAATTTGAAGATGGGCGAATTCAATTAATTCCATTTGCTTGGGATTCAAGACACAAAAGTCAGGGTGGCCAACGTTGGTATCATTTATACCCTGATATGGAAAAAACCGACGAATTTTATTGGACTAATACAGGACAAAATTGGAATTTCATGTGCGCGGATTGCCACTCAACCAATGTACAAAAAAATTACGATTCAGAGAAAAATAGTTATGAGACTTCATGGTCAGAAATAAATGTTAGTTGTGAAGCGTGTCATGGCCCTGCGAGTGAGCATATTAAATGGAGTAAAAAGCAAGAGGGTTCTATTGGGCTTCATTATGGTTTTGATCGTGATCTGAGTAAGTCAGTAAAAGAATGGGTATTTAAACAAGGTTCATCCATTCTTCAACCAAAAGCCATTAACAAAACGGATCAAATTACTGTATGTGCTCAGTGCCATAGTCGTAGAACTCAATTAAATGAGGCGCAAGCGCATACAAAAGGTGATCTCGAGGAGCGTTCATTACTGGATAGCTACCTTCCAAGTCTAATTACTCCAGAGCTTTATCATAATGATGGTCAAATTTATGATGAAGATTATGTTTATGGTTCATTTATGCAGTCAAAAATGGCCAAAAAAGGGGTGACATGTACAAATTGTCATGACCCACACACGACAAAATTAAGCATCCCAGAAGAAGCAATATGCAGTCAATGTCATATCGCATCAGAATACACACCAGAGAAACACACCTTTCATTTAGCCAATACGGAAGCCTCTCAATGTACGACGTGCCATATGCCTGAAACGGTTTATATGGGAGTTGATGCAAGGCGTGATCACAGTTGGCAAATACCAAGACCAGATCTTAGCAAGAACATTGGTACTCCGAACGTTTGCACTCAATGTCATGAAGATAAAGATGATGTTTGGGCTGACGAGCAAGTTGGACAATGGTTTCCTGATTCTCCGTATAGAAACCAACAACACTTTGCCGTGGCATTCTATGCATCAGATATTCATTATAGAGGAGCCGGTGATGCATTGTCTTATACCGCTCAAGATGCGAAACAAGCAGGAATAATCAGAGGCTCTGCTTTACAGAGACTAAGCGCTTTCCCAAGTAAAAATACCTTAGTAGCTTTAGGACGAGCGGTTAAAAATAATGATGAGCTAATAAGGCTAGGAGCCATTCAAGGGTCTGCTGGCTATGAGGCATTTGATCGTTGGCAAATTATCTCTCCTTTATTAACCGATCCTGTATTAGCGATTAGAACGGAGACAGCAGGCGCTTTAGCGGCTTATTGGCCTGAATTGAATCCATTACAAAGAGAGCAGTTGGCACCTGTACTAGATGAATACATCGAGATTCAAAAATTTAATTCTGACAGGGGCTTTGGTCGAACAAACTTAGGTAATGTGTACCGTGCTCAGGGAGAGCTAACTAAAGCAGAAGACGCTTATTTAGGCGCAATCGAGATAGAACCGTATTTTGTGAATAGTTACGTCAATCTTGCTGATTTATATCGTTCTCAAGGTAATGAAAATAAGGGATACGAGATATTAAGAAAGGGCATTAAAGCGCAACCTAATTCAGGAGCACTTCGTTATAGTGCAGGATTATCACTTTTACGTTTGAATCAAAAAGCGGAAGCAGCAGAGCGATTTAAGCAAGCGACTCAGATAGAAAAACAAAATGCCCAATATTGGTATGTTTATGGGTTATCAATGGAATCCTTTAATGGTAAGCAAGCGGCCGATGCATTGGGGCGTGCTTTTACCATTAGTGGTAACCCTCAGCACTTATTCGCACAATGTGACATGTTATTGAAATATCAGTCAAATAAAGCAAAAGCATGTATTAATGAACTACAGAAATACGCCCCTGCGAATGTGATTAATTCATTAAACCAACGTCTTAATCAGGTGAGCACCCATTAA